Within Candidatus Acidiferrales bacterium, the genomic segment AAGACGTTCTCCACCACCAAGATGGTGGACAAAATTGCCGCCCAATTTGGCCGGCAGGTTTTCGAAACGCCGGTAGGCTTCAAGTACATCGCCGACCTCATGCGCGAGCGGGACATCTTGATCGGCGGGGAGGAAAGCGGCGGCATCGGCGTCAAGATGCACATCCCGGAACGCGATGCCACGTTGATCGCTCTGCTGCTCGCGGAGGTGATGGCGTGCCACGGCAAGACGCTGGGCCAACTCGTTGAGATGCTCAGCGCCGACTTCGGTCCGCACTTCTATGATCGCTTTGACCTCGAACTTCACGGCGAGCAAAAAGAAAAGGCCGTGGCCTTCTTCTCTGACCCTGCCCTGCAACAGGTCGGTGGCTTGCCGGTTGAAAACCGGGAGAATCTGGACGGGATCAAGCTCTATCTCAAGAACGCCGGCTGGGTGATGATCCGCGCCTCCGGCACCGAGCCGATTTTGCGGCTCTACGCGGAAGCGCCCAGCCCTGAGCTGGTGGCTCGCGTCCTGAGCGAAGTTGAAAGAATGGCGCGCAACTGCTAGCCTGAGGGCCATGGCGACTGTTCCTGCCACCGAGCAACCCGGGAAGCGCGAGCCCCGATCCAATCGGGGCGAGCAGATGGCGAAACGCTATCATCGGAGCCGGCGGTTTGTCGGCCTCGCGAGTTGGCTCCTTTCCACCGCCCTGATTATCGTGTTCCTGTGGACCGGCGCAACCGTCTGGCTGCGCGACTTCGCCTACCAGGTCTTCCGGCACCCTGCCCTGGCCTTGCTTGTCTATGCCACCGTCCTGGGCGCGGCCATGAAGTTTCTCCACCTTCCGGCAAGTTTCTACCGCGGCTTTTTTCTGGAGCGCCGCTACGGCCTTTCGCGCCAGGCGTTCTCCGGTTGGGCGAAAGACTACCTGAAAGCTTCCGTCCTGAGCGCACTCCTCGGCCTTGCCTCCCTGGAAATTGTCTATTACGCTCTCGGCCGTTATCCGGAATTGTGGTGGGTCATCGTCGCCGCGGTCTTTGTTCTTTTTGTTTTGGTGCTGGCCAACCTCGCGCCGGTTCTCCTCTTTCCGCTGTTTTTCAAGTTCAAGCCGCTCGAAAACGCTGATCTGACCGAGCGCTTGCAGAAACTTTGCGAGCGGGCGAAGACACGGGTGCGGGGCGTTTGGGAGTGGAAACTGGGCGAGAAAAGCTCTCGCGGCAACGCCGCGCTCGTCGGCTGGGGCAATACCCGGCGGATTATCCTGGCGGATACGGTGCTCGAGAATTATGCGCCGGAAGAGATTCAGTCCATTCTGGCGCACGAGCTCGGCCACCATGTCCATGCTGACCTCTGGCGGGGGCTCGCGCTGGAAGCGGCGCTGGCTTTCGCATCGTTTTATGCCGCGCACCGGGTGCTGCTCCTGGCCACGCCATGGTTCGGTTTTGCAGGGCTTGCTGATTTTGCGAACCTGCCGCTGCTGATGCTGGCAGGAACCGCCATTTCCCTGGCGGCGTTGCCGATGGCCAACGCTTTTTCGCGCCAGATGGAGCGAGCAGCGGATCGCTTTGCCCTCGAGACGACGCGCGACCGCGAGGCATTTATTTCGTCCATGGAGAAGCTCGGCTCGCAAAATTTGGCTGAACCAAGACCGAACCGCTTGATCGAATTGGTTTTCTATAGCCATCCGCCTGTGGAAAAGCGTCTTGCCCTGGCGCGAGAAGTGAAGCTTTGATCGGCCGCGTCCGCTACGGGGGGCATTGGCGCCCGAGGAGCCCATCTTGAAACGCCTGCGCTTCTTTCAGCTTGACGTCTTCACGGATAAGCCCCTGACCGGCAACCCGCTTGCCGTCGTGCTCGACGCCGACGACCTCCACCAGGAGCAGATGCAAGCCATTGCCCGCGAAATGAACCTATCGGAAACGACGTTTGTGCAAAAACCGCGTGACCGCCGAGCGCTTTGCCGGGTGCGGATTTTTACGACGGTGCAGGAACTGCCGCTGGCCGGCCATCCGGTGATTGGCACGTGGTGGCTGCTGGCTGAGCTGGGCGTCGTGCCGCGCATGGAAGGCGTCACCCACGTGATGCAAGAGACAGGCGCGGGCGTCCTGCCCGTGGAAATCATCGAGCGGGAAGGCAAGGTCCAGCGGGTGGTCATGGAACAAACACCGGCAAAATTTTTCCCGGGAAGAATCAACGTGGAGCGGCTGGCCTCTGCCCTGGGCATTTCAAAATCGGCGATTGGCGGGAACGGCCTGGTACCTCAATTCGTCTCGACCGGGCTCAAGCAATTGATGGTTCCGGTCAAGACGCGAGCGGCGTTGAGAAAGGTGCGCATGTTTCCGCACAAGCTGCTGGCATTGCTTTGGCCGAAAGGGATTGTCGCCTACGTCTTCACGCTCGACATTCGCGGCTGGGCCGATGCCCGGGCGCGCAGCTTTGCGCCCTCGGAGTTGATTGAAGATCCGGCTACCGGCTCGGCCGCCGGGGCGCTCGGCAGCTATCTGGTCGAGCACGGCGTCTTTGCTCCCGAGCGAACGATCCACATCGAACAGGGAATGGAGATGGGCCGGCCATCGCGGATCGAGGTCGTGATCCTCAGGAACCAAAAGGGCCAGTTGATTCCTCGCGTCGGCGGCTCGGCCGTGAGGGTTCTCGAGGGAACGATCACGGTATGATCGGGAGGGCGCTGAACCGACGGTCGTCGTGCTCGCCTCGATCCAATCGGGGAAGGCTCAGCCTGAAGGGAACGGCGGCGGGAGGCCGGCGAGCAAGCTCGGGTGAGGTCAGCAACCTCCGAAGGTTGCCAAAAGAGCCTTCCGTCCGCCGCAGCGGGCTCACGGCGAGCAGCCGCCTTCGCTACCCCGTTCCCAGGCTTTTCCGCACCGCATCCAAAACACCGTTGATGAATTGAAAGGAATCGGGCATCGAGAAACGTTTGGCGATCTCGAGCGCCTCGTCGATGATCACCGCTGCG encodes:
- a CDS encoding M48 family metallopeptidase translates to MATVPATEQPGKREPRSNRGEQMAKRYHRSRRFVGLASWLLSTALIIVFLWTGATVWLRDFAYQVFRHPALALLVYATVLGAAMKFLHLPASFYRGFFLERRYGLSRQAFSGWAKDYLKASVLSALLGLASLEIVYYALGRYPELWWVIVAAVFVLFVLVLANLAPVLLFPLFFKFKPLENADLTERLQKLCERAKTRVRGVWEWKLGEKSSRGNAALVGWGNTRRIILADTVLENYAPEEIQSILAHELGHHVHADLWRGLALEAALAFASFYAAHRVLLLATPWFGFAGLADFANLPLLMLAGTAISLAALPMANAFSRQMERAADRFALETTRDREAFISSMEKLGSQNLAEPRPNRLIELVFYSHPPVEKRLALAREVKL
- a CDS encoding PhzF family phenazine biosynthesis protein; translation: MKRLRFFQLDVFTDKPLTGNPLAVVLDADDLHQEQMQAIAREMNLSETTFVQKPRDRRALCRVRIFTTVQELPLAGHPVIGTWWLLAELGVVPRMEGVTHVMQETGAGVLPVEIIEREGKVQRVVMEQTPAKFFPGRINVERLASALGISKSAIGGNGLVPQFVSTGLKQLMVPVKTRAALRKVRMFPHKLLALLWPKGIVAYVFTLDIRGWADARARSFAPSELIEDPATGSAAGALGSYLVEHGVFAPERTIHIEQGMEMGRPSRIEVVILRNQKGQLIPRVGGSAVRVLEGTITV